A window of the Lactuca sativa cultivar Salinas chromosome 7, Lsat_Salinas_v11, whole genome shotgun sequence genome harbors these coding sequences:
- the LOC111904859 gene encoding uncharacterized protein LOC111904859, with the protein MTRKQETLIGSGACVAVTVLLALKLVRDHLSHWKKPKEQKAIIVIILMAPIYAVDSYVGLLDIRGSETFFVLLDSIKECYEALVMAKFLALLYTYLNISISKNIVPDEIKGREIHHSFPMTLFQPHSVRLNHQNLKLLKYWTWQFVVIRPVCSVLMIVLQLLEIYPDWLSWTFTMILNVSVSLALYALVIFYHVFAKELAPHKPLAKFLCVKGIVFFCFWQGIVLSGLVAMGIIKSNHFWLDVSHIQQALQNALVIVEMVFFAMFQMYAYTAAPYKAADIKEKKKE; encoded by the exons ATGACTCGTAAACAGGAGACGTTGATAGGTTCTGGAGCTTGTGTAGCAGTTACAGTCCTTTTAGCATTGAAATTAGTTCGCGATCATCTTTCTCATTGGAAAAAACCCAAGGAACAAAAGGCGATCATAGTGATCATCCTCATGGCCCCAATCTATGCTGTTGACTCATATGTCGGATTGCTTGATATTCGTGGGAGCGAGACCTTTTTTGTGCTCCTGGACTCCATCAAAGAATGCTACGAGGCTCTG GTAATGGCCAAGTTCTTGGCTTTGCTTTACACTTATTTGAATATATCTATAAGCAAGAACATAGTCCCGGATGAAATCAAAGGAAGAGAAATTCATCACTCATTCCCAATGACTCTATTCCAA CCTCATTCTGTTCGTTTAAACCATCAAAACTTGAAGCTTTTGAAATACTGGACATGGCAGTTTGTAGTGATTCGCCCTGTGTGTTCTGTTTTAATGATAGTCTTACAGCTTCTTGAGATCTATCCTGATTGGCTGAGCTGGACATTTACTATGATCTTGAATGTTTCAGTTTCATTGGCGTTATATGCCCTTGTGATTTTCTACCATGTTTTTGCTAAAGAATTGGCACCACATAAACCTCTTGCAAAGTTCTTGTGTGTCAAAGGAATCGTCTTCTTCTGTTTTTGGCAG GGGATTGTACTTAGTGGTCTTGTGGCAATGGGGATAATTAAATCgaatcatttttggcttgatgtGTCGCATATCCAACAAGCTTTGCAAAATGCattggtgattgtggagatggTGTTTTTTGCAATGTTTCAGATGTATGCATACACTGCTGCACCATACAAGGCTGCTGAtattaaagaaaagaagaaagagTGA
- the LOC111904858 gene encoding uncharacterized protein LOC111904858 — protein MMTTIFPQIFATFTDYKPQRQAFYTTKSRQSTNSFTRRYVCCFHQQNSRLGFESRVKLSLSKHQFDENLSKKKRVVLVRSNNLKFNSSGGGGGGGGRDDGSTARVLGNLALAIGLTYLSFTGQLGWVLDAIVSVWLLVILVPIVGLGVLIWWAGKDMVQSNCPNCGNEFQVFESTLTEESQVCPYCSQPFSVVGNEFVRNPVKYPNESTSFGEAFGDFSSRSKKGKASSRPVIDIEAEVKDID, from the exons ATGATGACGACAATATTCCCACAAATTTTCGCCACTTTCACAGATTACAAACCCCAAAGACAAGCTTTTTACACTACAAAATCACGACAATCCACCAACTCTTTTACAAGGAGATACGTTTGTTGTTTTCATCAACAAAATTCTAGATTGGGTTTTGAATCCAGAGTGAAATTGTCACTGAGTAAACATCAGTTCGATGAGAATCTAAGCAAGAAGAAGAGGGTCGTTCTTGTTAGGTCTAATAATCTTAAATTCAATAGCTCAGGCGGCGGCGGCGGCGGTGGCGGAAGAGACGACGGCAGTACAGCAAGGGTTTTGGGGAATCTTGCTTTGGCTATCGGCTTGACTTATCTTTCTTTTACTGGACAGCTTGGTTGGGTACTTGACGCCATTGTTTCCGTTTGG CTTCTTGTGATTCTTGTCCCAATTGTGGGTTTAGGAGTTCTTATTTGGTGGGCAGGAAAAGACATGGTTCAAAGCAAT TGCCCCAATTGTGGAAATGAATTTCAGGTTTTTGA ATCTACTTTAACTGAGGAGTCACAGGTGTGTCCCTATTGTAGTCAACCTTTTTCAG TGGTGGGTAATGAGTTTGTAAGAAATCCTGTGAAATACCCGAATGAATCTACATCATTTGGTGAAGCTTTTGGCGACTTTTCTTCTCGTTCAAAAAAAG GGAAGGCTTCATCTAGACCTGTTATTGATATTGAAGCTGAGGTTAAGGATATCGATTGA